The following are encoded in a window of Mannheimia varigena genomic DNA:
- the htpG gene encoding molecular chaperone HtpG, translating into MANQETRGFQSEVKQLLQLMIHSLYSNKEIFLRELISNASDAADKLRFKALSEPALYEGDGELRVRVSIDETLGTITIADNGIGMTREQVIDHLGTIAKSGTKEFLASLGTEQAKDSQLIGQFGVGFYSSFIVADKVTVKTRAAGVPAEQGVIWESAGEGEYTIADFEKADRGTEIILHLREEEKAFLNEWRLREIIGKYSDHIGLAVEIQTNEYDDEGKISGQKWEKINKAQALWTRSKNEISDEEYKEFYKHISHDFADPLLWSHNKVEGKQEYTSLLYVPSKAPWDLFQREQKHGLKLYVQRVFIMDDAEVFMPNYLRFMRGLLDTNDLPLNVSREILQENRVTQSLRSALTKRALQLLEKLAKDDAEKYAQFWKEFGLVLKEGVGEDFANKQQVAGLLRFASTHSDSSEQAVSFADYIARMKEGQKAIYFLTADSYQAAKNSPHLELFNKKGIEVLLLSDRIDEWLISHLTEFDGKPLQSITKSDLDLGDLADKAEEETQKAQEAEFGSFLERAKSYFGERVKNVVLTHRLTDTPAVVSTDSDEMTTQMAKLFAAMGQQAPEVKYTFELNPDHTMVKRVADIASDDEFNEWIELLFEQALLAERGTLENPTAFIKRMNKLLG; encoded by the coding sequence ATGGCAAATCAAGAAACTCGTGGCTTCCAGTCGGAAGTAAAACAGCTTTTACAGCTGATGATCCATTCACTTTACTCTAACAAAGAAATTTTCCTGCGTGAGCTGATCTCAAATGCGAGTGATGCGGCGGATAAACTCCGTTTCAAAGCCCTTTCCGAGCCGGCTCTATATGAAGGCGATGGTGAGTTGCGTGTGCGTGTATCGATTGATGAAACGCTCGGCACAATTACCATTGCCGATAACGGTATCGGTATGACTCGTGAGCAAGTGATCGACCATTTAGGCACGATTGCAAAATCAGGCACCAAAGAGTTTTTAGCCTCACTCGGCACAGAACAAGCCAAAGATAGTCAGCTTATCGGTCAATTCGGCGTGGGCTTCTATTCTTCATTTATTGTAGCGGATAAAGTTACCGTTAAAACCCGTGCTGCTGGCGTGCCAGCCGAACAAGGTGTGATTTGGGAATCGGCAGGCGAAGGGGAATATACCATTGCTGATTTTGAGAAAGCTGATCGTGGCACGGAAATCATTCTGCACTTGCGTGAAGAAGAAAAGGCATTTTTAAATGAATGGCGTTTGCGTGAGATTATCGGTAAATACTCCGACCACATCGGCTTAGCGGTGGAAATTCAGACCAACGAATACGATGACGAAGGTAAAATAAGCGGTCAAAAATGGGAAAAAATTAACAAAGCTCAAGCCCTTTGGACGAGATCGAAAAATGAGATTTCAGACGAAGAATATAAAGAGTTCTACAAGCACATCAGCCACGATTTTGCCGATCCGTTGCTCTGGTCGCATAACAAAGTTGAAGGTAAACAAGAGTACACCAGCTTGCTCTATGTGCCGAGCAAAGCCCCGTGGGATCTGTTCCAACGTGAGCAGAAACACGGTTTGAAACTCTACGTTCAGCGTGTATTTATTATGGATGATGCAGAAGTGTTTATGCCGAACTATCTACGTTTTATGCGTGGTTTGTTGGATACCAACGATCTACCGCTCAATGTTAGCCGTGAAATTCTGCAAGAAAACCGAGTAACTCAATCGCTCCGTTCAGCTCTAACTAAGCGTGCATTGCAATTACTGGAAAAACTAGCGAAAGACGATGCGGAAAAATATGCTCAATTCTGGAAAGAGTTTGGCTTAGTGCTGAAAGAAGGCGTGGGCGAAGATTTTGCTAATAAACAACAGGTGGCGGGCTTGCTCCGTTTTGCTTCAACTCATTCAGACAGTAGCGAACAAGCGGTCAGTTTTGCCGATTATATTGCAAGAATGAAAGAGGGGCAGAAAGCGATCTACTTCTTAACTGCTGACAGCTATCAAGCTGCGAAAAATAGCCCTCATTTAGAGCTATTTAACAAAAAAGGCATTGAAGTATTACTGCTTTCCGACCGCATTGATGAATGGTTAATTAGCCATCTTACCGAATTTGACGGTAAACCGTTGCAAAGCATTACCAAGTCGGATTTAGACTTAGGCGACCTTGCCGACAAAGCGGAAGAAGAAACCCAAAAAGCCCAAGAGGCAGAATTTGGTTCATTCTTAGAGCGAGCAAAAAGTTACTTTGGAGAGCGCGTGAAAAATGTGGTGCTCACTCATCGTTTAACCGATACACCGGCAGTAGTTTCCACCGATAGCGATGAAATGACCACCCAAATGGCAAAACTCTTTGCCGCAATGGGACAACAAGCTCCAGAAGTAAAATATACTTTCGAGCTAAACCCGGACCACACTATGGTGAAAAGAGTTGCGGATATTGCCAGTGATGATGAGTTTAATGAATGGATTGAACTACTGTTTGAACAGGCATTACTTGCTGAACGAGGCACGTTGGAAAACCCAACGGCATTTATTAAACGAATGAATAAGTTATTGGGCTAA
- the recG gene encoding ATP-dependent DNA helicase RecG, giving the protein MSEQLLDGVPLTALSGVGAAISEKLSRIGINNVQDLLFHLPMRYEDRTRITPIVDVRPESYCTIEGYVQLTEVQFGKRPILSVTLSDSTSKIMLKFFNFNAGMKNSLATGVRVKAFGEVKRGRFMAEIHHPEYQIIRNNQPLELAETLTPIYSTTEGLKQASLRKLTEQALALLEKVKVAELLPDEYNPHKYSLKEALQLLHRPPPTISAEILEKGEHPAQKRLIFEELLAHNLAMQQLRLGVKQQFAEPLTYKTDLKNRFLASLPFQPTNAQSRVTADIERDLANPTPMMRLVQGDVGSGKTLVAALAALLAIDNGKQVALMAPTEILAEQHANNFANWLKPFGIEVGWLAGKVKGKARIAQLEAIKNGEVQMIIGTHALFQEAVEFHHLAVVIIDEQHRFGVHQRLTLREKGAKNANGQEIYPHQLIMTATPIPRTLAMTVYADLDTSIIDELPPGRTPITTVVISEDRRAEIVQRVYQACKNENRQAYWVCTLIDESEVLEAQAAAAIAEDLQRALPDLRIGLVHGRMKPQEKQAIMASFKAAELDLLVATTVIEVGVDVPNASLMIIENSERLGLAQLHQLRGRVGRGATASHCVLMYKPPLGKISSKRLQVMRDSQDGFFIAEKDLEIRGTGEILGTKQTGMAEFKVADLMRDRKMIPLVQHYAKQIIVENPPLAQALIKRWLDDKAEYTNA; this is encoded by the coding sequence ATGAGCGAACAACTACTAGATGGCGTGCCTTTAACCGCTCTTTCGGGCGTGGGGGCGGCGATTTCGGAAAAACTGAGCCGTATCGGCATTAATAACGTGCAAGATTTACTGTTTCATCTGCCGATGAGATACGAAGATCGTACTCGCATTACGCCGATTGTCGATGTTCGCCCTGAAAGTTACTGCACCATTGAGGGCTATGTGCAGCTCACCGAAGTGCAGTTTGGTAAACGTCCGATTTTGTCGGTGACACTGTCTGACAGCACCAGCAAAATTATGCTCAAGTTCTTTAATTTCAATGCAGGAATGAAAAACAGCCTTGCTACAGGCGTTCGGGTAAAAGCCTTTGGCGAGGTGAAACGCGGGCGTTTTATGGCGGAAATTCATCACCCTGAATATCAAATTATCCGCAATAATCAACCGCTTGAGCTGGCGGAAACACTCACGCCGATTTATTCCACCACCGAAGGGCTAAAACAAGCCTCGCTTCGCAAACTGACCGAGCAAGCTCTTGCATTGTTGGAGAAAGTGAAAGTCGCCGAGTTGCTGCCTGATGAGTACAATCCGCATAAATATAGCCTAAAAGAGGCGTTGCAGTTGTTGCACCGTCCGCCACCAACTATTTCGGCAGAAATTTTAGAAAAAGGCGAACACCCCGCCCAAAAACGATTGATTTTTGAGGAATTGCTTGCCCATAATTTAGCGATGCAGCAACTTCGTTTAGGGGTCAAACAGCAGTTCGCCGAGCCACTAACCTATAAAACAGATTTAAAAAATCGTTTTTTAGCAAGCCTACCATTCCAACCAACTAACGCCCAAAGCCGAGTGACGGCAGATATTGAGCGAGATTTGGCGAACCCAACGCCGATGATGCGTTTGGTGCAAGGGGATGTGGGCTCGGGCAAAACCCTTGTTGCTGCCCTCGCTGCCTTGTTAGCGATTGATAATGGCAAGCAAGTTGCTCTGATGGCACCAACTGAAATTCTCGCTGAACAGCACGCTAATAATTTTGCCAACTGGCTTAAACCGTTTGGGATAGAAGTAGGCTGGCTTGCCGGTAAAGTTAAAGGTAAAGCAAGAATCGCTCAACTTGAAGCTATTAAAAACGGCGAGGTGCAGATGATCATCGGCACACACGCACTGTTCCAAGAAGCGGTAGAATTCCATCATTTAGCCGTAGTGATTATTGATGAACAACACCGTTTCGGCGTGCATCAACGCTTAACACTACGTGAGAAAGGGGCTAAAAATGCTAACGGGCAGGAAATTTATCCGCACCAACTGATTATGACTGCCACACCAATTCCAAGAACGCTGGCAATGACGGTCTATGCCGATTTAGACACCTCCATTATTGACGAACTCCCACCGGGGCGAACTCCCATTACCACCGTAGTCATTTCGGAAGACAGGCGAGCAGAAATTGTGCAACGGGTTTATCAAGCCTGTAAAAACGAAAACCGCCAAGCCTATTGGGTGTGTACCTTAATTGATGAATCGGAAGTGTTAGAGGCTCAAGCTGCTGCTGCGATTGCTGAAGATTTGCAACGAGCCTTACCAGATTTGCGTATCGGTTTGGTACACGGTCGAATGAAACCGCAGGAAAAACAAGCGATTATGGCATCATTCAAAGCAGCAGAGTTGGATTTACTCGTGGCAACCACCGTGATTGAAGTGGGCGTGGACGTGCCAAATGCCAGCCTGATGATTATTGAAAACTCAGAGCGTTTGGGCTTGGCTCAGCTTCACCAATTACGTGGACGAGTTGGGCGAGGGGCAACCGCTTCACATTGTGTGTTAATGTATAAACCGCCACTCGGCAAAATTTCCAGCAAGCGTTTACAAGTAATGCGAGATAGCCAAGACGGTTTTTTCATTGCAGAAAAAGATTTGGAAATTCGAGGCACAGGGGAAATTCTCGGTACAAAACAGACCGGAATGGCTGAATTTAAGGTGGCGGATTTAATGCGAGACCGCAAAATGATTCCGCTTGTGCAACATTACGCCAAGCAAATTATTGTGGAAAATCCACCGCTTGCACAGGCATTAATTAAGCGTTGGTTAGATGATAAAGCGGAGTACACCAACGCTTAA
- a CDS encoding nucleoside hydrolase, with amino-acid sequence MVQKIILDCDPGHDDAIAMMLAWGNPNIDLLAVTTVVGNQTLEKVSRNALAVAEIANIRNIPFAKGCPRPLVREVENAPDIHGDSGMDGPKLPEPTQQFSEKHAAQLIIDLVMSHPAKTITLVPTGGLTNIALAARLEPRIIERVKEVVLMGGGYHTGNWSAVAEFNIKIDPEAAHIVFNAGWKVTMVGLDLTHQALATPDVVECFKALNSKPGQFVVELLAFFSKKYKQVQNFDAPPVHDACAVAYVIDPTLIEVEQVPVNIELTGTHTLGMTVADFRYPPKPCATWVAKKLDKERFWNLVIDSIKNLG; translated from the coding sequence TATTGATTTACTCGCTGTTACTACAGTTGTAGGCAATCAAACATTAGAGAAAGTGTCTCGTAATGCGTTAGCGGTGGCGGAAATTGCCAATATCCGTAATATTCCTTTTGCGAAAGGTTGCCCTCGTCCACTTGTGCGTGAGGTGGAAAATGCCCCTGATATTCACGGTGATTCAGGAATGGATGGTCCTAAACTACCTGAACCTACTCAGCAATTTTCCGAAAAACACGCCGCTCAATTAATTATTGATTTAGTGATGTCGCACCCTGCAAAAACCATCACCTTAGTGCCAACCGGCGGTTTAACCAATATTGCGTTAGCTGCTCGATTAGAGCCTCGCATTATTGAGCGAGTGAAAGAAGTGGTGCTGATGGGCGGTGGTTATCACACAGGTAACTGGAGTGCAGTGGCGGAGTTTAATATCAAGATTGACCCGGAAGCCGCTCACATAGTATTTAATGCGGGCTGGAAAGTAACGATGGTTGGCTTAGATTTAACTCACCAAGCCCTTGCAACCCCTGATGTAGTAGAATGTTTCAAAGCCTTAAATAGCAAACCGGGACAGTTTGTAGTTGAGCTTTTAGCATTCTTCTCCAAAAAGTATAAACAAGTGCAAAACTTTGATGCCCCACCGGTGCACGATGCTTGTGCGGTAGCTTATGTGATTGACCCAACCTTGATTGAAGTGGAACAAGTACCGGTCAATATTGAATTAACCGGCACGCACACACTGGGAATGACGGTCGCAGACTTCCGTTACCCACCGAAACCGTGCGCTACTTGGGTAGCGAAAAAATTAGATAAAGAGCGTTTTTGGAATTTGGTAATCGATTCTATCAAAAATCTCGGCTAA